From the Nasonia vitripennis strain AsymCx unplaced genomic scaffold, Nvit_psr_1.1 unplaced0174, whole genome shotgun sequence genome, the window TTCGTAGCTTCCCTGCAGAAGGTGCGAAGTGGTGATGCACACCTGATTGCTCTGCATTACCGACTAAGCCTTATAGATGTAACTTCACGACTCACCTAGAAGCTTCTAGAATATTCATTACAGGTGGAATGGAGGTGCAGCACTGCTCTCTTACTTGCACGGAAGGTCGAATGATAAAGGGGGCAGAACCCGCCTTGTTTAGCTACTATGAATTGGAAAGCTGCTATTTGGAAAGTATTCgagaatcgatttttttaaagtgTCACACTGTCATTGCCCCTTGAGCTTTGACACCTTAAAATAACcataagtattttattttttagatacTGAATACCCATACTGCATGTTTTGCAAGAAACAACAGTCGCAATTGATACGGCACGCAAAAAAAACACAACAATCACATGTTCATGAAGGTGTACCGCAAAGAAACAAACGAagtaatgaaaaatagaatgaTAAAATACATAACCAACGTTGGTTACGCCATGCTTGCACAGTTCAAGAACGTAATTGTACCGGTTCGACGAACTAGAGATGGGTTTCCCGTAACAACCAAACCATATGAGTACTGCGGAGCGCAATATGGAAAGAATACGCTCTGGCTGCATAAGCAGCAGTGTTATGGAAAGGAGtggcaaaaaataaaaaaagattattaaaacaataaaatttgtttaaattataataaagttaaaaataaaattataatactgAATATAATACTGTCATTGTTATCTTATATCTAGCAGCTCCTCAGCATTTAACCCTATTGTCATTTTGTCATGAATATCTGGTTACTTAATCTCGCTAATAACTTTTTGGATAATggctgaatttttcattttttgtgtACTAAATTATATACTCAGTTATCATTACCTGAATTCCTCTATCCCATGCTGTACCACAGATACcgacaaaattaaatataattgcataatttaataaaattattaatcacTCGTATTCTtgctcaatttatattaaatatctatttatataaattgtcaataataataattcttacttatactttaatttaaaatatcttaaaatataattcaagAGCAAGTTGCAAGAAGTTTCAATATACTGAAGTTATTTTCCAGCACaacagtgtttttagaaaaatggCCTTATTATCTTTTGAAAGTGTTAAAAAGAGTGATAAATATCTTATATAAATcgctaaaaatttttttcctcaaaaTGTTCTTTAATGGTCTAAACTGACGAACGTGCTTCCTGGTTACCGGCATCAAGTCCTAGCATtaaagatatttataaaatgccGAATTTTAAGTTTTCTATTTATCTTCATTACGATTCGGTCTGACATGAATAAAAGATTACTCGGAATCCATAATGCTACAGCGTTAATTTTTCGCCAGACTCAAAACCGGAGTCATCAATCGCTCAATCTGCTAAGCCGAAATTGTATTCAGTGTCATACTGTCGTTGTTATTTggtcaaaaattaaaaaatctgtTTGAATCAGATACTATACCTATATCTGCACTATgtaagttattataaaaatattctttgatAAATTATACTATATCGAAGATAACTTGTGATGTAAAATATCACTCTTGCGATCCCTGTCGCCATTATCCGGTATAACATGAATAAAAAGATATATGCTAAAAAAGTTACTCAGAATGCATAACGCTACAGCGTTGATATTCCGAAATTCTCGTACTGTCGTTGTTATTTAGTCACAAAGTTGAAAATTCGTTTATAATAAACAGTACTTTACATCTAGTCCACAAATGTTGTTttactaattttatttaaaaaaggatTCTTATTCAGAGCATTTCCGTAACGCGCCATATCAGTCTTGGTAATgcatgtcgttattatccggtctTACATAAATGAATAATGTCATACTGTCGTCGATAATCAAGTTATATATTGCTTTGCACGATCTATGTCGTCAATATCCGGTGTGACATAAGTGGAAGGTTGTATAATaaacaagttttaaaaaaagattgacGTAATAGCGTTGGAAGTTTAGCAGTCTCGCGATGAGTAATGAGTCTTCGGTTTCTCGATCTGATAACGCTGGAAGTAGAGTCATGTGAATTAAAGTTTTTTATGCTTAAATGATTACACACTATCGATAATGCCGCAGCGCCAATTCATCGCCAGACGCTAAATTGGTATTAAGACAACAATTTCTTAATCTACTAAAGCTAGAAGTATAGTCTATATCCTGATAATTAGCTTTCCTGATCgcaatatcaataataatgtTATATTAAATGTATGCCTACATATCTAGTACTGTTATGATCAGAACAGTAAattgtcgtcattatccgatATAACCTTAAAACAGAGAGATATCCTGAAAAAGTTACTCAGAATGAATAACGCCAGATTGCTGATATTCCAAAATTCTCGTATTGTTGTTGTCATTTAGTCACAAAGTTAGAATTTCTTTTAAGATAAACAGTAATCTACATAGAGTCTACAAATGTTGTtatcataattttatttaagaaatGATTCTAGTAGGTATACTAGGCCGGTTCTGGACCACTTACCTACCGTCGGTAGGGTAGATATCTAACCCAAGTTACCGACCGAGCAGCTAACCCAAGTTACCGATCGAGTAACCCAAGTTATCGACCGGTCTGATGATCCAAGCCCGGGGAATCCCCGAGGGGGTCTAAGTTTTAGATAGGACCCAAGACTGGGAATCCTAAAGGtgaaaattaattcaattcaaaaaaaattgaaaaaaaaattttttttttatttaacctttttttataatttttttttttaaagatattctCAGAATCTCTTGTATCCTTCTCATTCAGGTAGAGAGTGTTTGTTGCTGGAGTACTTCTCGGTCAGCTTACTTTTCTTCTCATCTGCTTCTTGTCGGTTCTGAGATCAGGAAGTGAAGTATACCTTACGTAGCTCTTATTTTCTCGATCCATGTCTCTCTATGGATGCTGGGAGAATCACAGAGTATTTATAGGTGTCCAATCCATGTAAACGTTGTCCAggtagaattttttcatcatcatAACGTTGTGGAGTGCGCATGTGGCTTTGTACGCCCCGTTGTGATTGGTGCAGATCGTCACCAACTTTGGCTGGTCCACACAGGGAAAGCCTAATTTTTCGATGTCTTGAACTCGGAATTTAAAGCGCTCCAACCACTCACTTTTCACTGGACCAATCACAAGTATTTTCGTGGCGTCTCGTAAAGTTGATCGAAGAATATCTCCGATTACGTAGAGTAGATTACCCGAAGTCCAAGGTATGCCATGATAGCTGCGCTCGAGCCATGAATTTTCCTTTCTGTTTTTGTCCGAGAGTCTGCGCCAGGGAAAGGGTTCCTTGAATAGCCAGACTAGAGGTTCGCCGTGTAGAGGCGCTATCGCCAACTCTTTGATGATGAAGTCGTCCACAGGTTGCTTGAAGCCCTGCATGTCCACCATGAACTCCATCTCTCTCGAAGTGACTCAGACAAGTTTCTTCACATCTCCACTCACAGGATTGTACTGCACAATGCGATCGTGAAGTATCAAACAGTAAGCTGACGTTCCAGCTGGGAAATTGTTTCTCGCTTCGGATTCTAGACGAACGTCCACTGGAGCGCTCTTCAATGACTCGTTCTGCTTGGAGCAGTCTATCACAATGAGAGGCAAGTGCGTGATGTAGTCAGTTTTATTCAGTATAGGCTCGGCCTGTTTCTCGTAGTACGCACTCTGGAAGTTGGTGTACATTTCGTAGAGTACAGCATACTGGTTGCGAGATATATCTAGATTGAGATTTCCATAGGGATAGCACTGCGAATTCAGGAAGAGTTTCACATTGCTGATGTTGCAGTGATCAAAGCGACTGGCATTAGCAGCTTTCTGTCCTTTTCGATTCGTTTGGAAACCCACCACAACGAAGCGGGGCTTCTGCATCTGATTGGAAGTTTTCACCGTTCAGACGTGTTTCGGTGTAGCTGGAAGTAGCGTATTCTCGAACAACTCCCAACTGCGAAAGCTCATGGCAATGGGTCTATCCTTCTCGATGTAATTCAGAAGACGTATCTTGTGAGCATTGGATGCCAACACATATGGCATGAGCCATTCGATTCTCGTTAAATTAATCTTGAAATCTTCAAAAGTAGCTGGATTACCGGCTGCCGTTTGAACAACAGCATTTAAATCGTTTCTCGATCTCGTGATTATGAGCTCGTGCTTGACGTTGACCACGATCTTGCGATAATCTTCGGCGAAGCCGAGGATCATGCTCAGAGGAATGCATACGTCAAAGTAGCCCTCATTGTTGCTCAAACTCAACGCCGTCTCCTCGACGTCGAGCCATCCCGCGTTCTCCAAACTCTGATTGGGATTGATGGGATATCCAACCCTTCATTAGGGTAGTCAAGCCAACATTCTTGCACCTGTCTATCTCGATAGCGTTTATCTCATATCGAACTTCCTCGAATAAATGACAGATGGCGTTATTGACTAAGCTGGTATTCTCTACAACACTATTATCAGCTTTGACGATTCGACCGCACACGTGCAATGAACTGCGTGCTGGCAGAAGACAGAGATCTTGATGTTGAATGGAGATGCGGATCTCGTCGCTGTTGTTGTAAGTGCTGGCTGTGTACGGCTGGTGCGCGTGAATCTCGTAGTGCGCGACTGACTCGTCAAACACGACGGGTGTCTGAATGTTTAGAATCTCTTCCATGCCAGTGACAGATGAATACACACTTTAATCTTTTCCACCAACGACTCGCAAGCCTAGACTTTTCAACGAGGTCGACTGCGCACAAGTCAATCAATGCAAAGTGAAACTGCCCACGAAACACGACAACATCCTCAAGTTCAAgaactttgggcacagagagcGAGTGCCTTTCGTCGTCTACGCCGTTGTCATCTCACGGGAAGGTATGTATACTGAATTATGTCATCACAATTTGATTATTTCTAACCTCACATTGTTCTGTATATGTGTGTTTCAGGTACAGAGGTCCAGCGCACAATAAGTGCAACATCAACTACAACGACTCGAGAACCATACCCGTGATATTCCACAACCTCAGCGGCTACGACTCTCATCTCTTTATCAAGGAGATAGCAACCTGCTTCAAGGGTCGAGTGTAGCTCATACCACAGACCAAGAAGCGATACATCTCCTTCTCCAAGTTTGTCGAGGGTACGGAATTCAACATCCGATTCATTGACTCTTACCGCTTCATGGCATCCAGTCTGGAGAAGCTCGCCTCCTACCTCGAGAAACTGAGCATTGCAGAGGAGGAGTTCCAGCTGGATTACATAACTGATCAGACGGAGTTGTTGAAGAGGAAGGGGGTGTTCCCCTACGACTACATCAGCTGCTTCGACAAGCTCAAAGAGACTGAGCTACCTACCAAGGAGGAACTCTACAACAAACTGAATGATAGTCATATCtccgacgacgactacgaaCACGCCAAGGCTGTGTGGCAAGCCTTCGACATCCAGACTCTTGGAGAATACTCGGACCTGTATCTCAAGACAGACGTGCTCCTTCTCGCTGACGTCTTCGAGAACTTCAGGGACAACTGTCTCGAAGCTTACGGCCTCGACCCCGCACACTACTACACCACCCCTGGCCTCACGTGGGCCATGCTCAAGTATACGAACATTGAGCTCGAGCTGCTGACTGACGTCGACATGCTCCTGTTTGTCGAACGGGGCATAAGAGGTGGTGTGAGTCCAACCGTTACACCAAGACCAACAACCGACACATGGGAGAGACCTACAACAAGACAGAGGAGTCCAAGTATCTCGTCTACTACGACGTCAACAATCTCTACGGTTGGACGATGCGGGAGTGTATGCCATACGGCGGCTTCAAGTGGGTCAACGTCGCCGTCGAGACGTCTGACTTTTTCCAAGTGCCAGACGATCATCCCGTGGGCTACATTCTCGAGGTCGACCTCGAGTACCCTGAGGCACTTCACGACGCCCACAAGGATCTGCCCCTGTGTCCCGAGCGTATGCCAGCTCCAGGCACCCGACAAGAGAAGCTGATGACGACTCTCTACGACAAGGAGAGATACGTCATCCACTATCGTAGTCTCAAACAGGCTCTCAAGCATGGGCTGCGACTGAAGAAGATCCACAGAGTCTTGAAGTTCGACCAGAGGGCGTGGCTGCGATCGTACATCGATTTGAACAgcgagaagaggaagaaggcTAAGAACGACTTCGAGAAGCTCCTCTACAAGCTCTTCAACAACGCCATATATGGAAAAACGATGGAGAACGAGCGCAAGCGAATAGACGTGAAGCTCGTCACAAAGTGGGGTGGGCGATACGGTACAGAAGCACTCGTAGCCAAGCCCAACTTTCACAGCTGCTCCATTTTCGAGGAGAATCTCGTTGCCGTGGAACTTGCACGCACAGAGATCACCGTGAGGAAACCCTTG encodes:
- the LOC116418324 gene encoding uncharacterized protein LOC116418324, translated to MASSLEKLASYLEKLSIAEEEFQLDYITDQTELLKRKGVFPYDYISCFDKLKETELPTKEELYNKLNDSHISDDDYEHAKAVWQAFDIQTLGEYSDLYLKTDVLLLADVFENFRDNCLEAYGLDPAHYYTTPGLTWAMLKWCESNRYTKTNNRHMGETYNKTEESKYLVYYDVNNLYGWTMRECMPYGGFKWVNVAVETSDFFQVPDDHPVGYILEVDLEYPEALHDAHKDLPLCPERMPAPGTRQEKLMTTLYDKERYVIHYRSLKQALKHGLRLKKIHRVLKFDQRAWLRSYIDLNSEKRKKAKNDFEKLLYKLFNNAIYGKTMENERKRIDVKLVTKWGGRYGTEALVAKPNFHSCSIFEENLVAVELARTEITVRKPLYIGLCVLDLSKSLVYDFHYEYMRDRVGDRCKLLYTDTDSLVYELTDINMYEVMRQDIDHFDTSDYPETNQFGIPRANKKVVGLMKDECCGRVMTEFVGLRSKMYSVKIEGQDVIKKAKGVKAAVVRTTITFDDYVECLRQNTRQTRQQCNIRSRLHVVRSEKESKIALSPHDNKRYLVPGETDTLPWGHYAISEKMDITKLNQIAHGGFLPTKKFSECAKNQQLLVTALRKVSTKYDKRVVAELNNEFQMFLPSRVSDALNRNEDFFESLQESIQHYKLFVKYTDHNNIEFSD